ATCTCCCCCTTCATCGGAGAGGTGGTTGCGAGAAGGGGGGAGGAGTTACTCCGAGAGGGAAAAGGGGTGGATCCAGCGATCCTGGAACCGAACTACATCCGCCCCTCCGATGCCGAGCTTGCCCGGTTAAGAAAAAGATAGCCATTTGTATCGGAGGAGGAAATCTGCTAACATAACTTAAAGGGGGAGGAAATGGCTATTTCTCGAGAGGAGATAAAAAGGGTCTTGCTTAAAGAGGATCACGAGTTCAGGAAGCTCGCGGACAAACATCAGAAGCTCGAAAAGAAAATAGAGGAGCTAAGAAAGAGAAGCTACCTCAACCCAAGCGAAGAAAGGGAGCTTCTGGAGCTCAAGAAGCTCAAGCTCTCGATAAAGGATAAAATGGAGGAGCGGATCCGCTCCTATAAAAAGAAGGCT
The Acidobacteriota bacterium DNA segment above includes these coding regions:
- a CDS encoding DUF465 domain-containing protein gives rise to the protein MAISREEIKRVLLKEDHEFRKLADKHQKLEKKIEELRKRSYLNPSEERELLELKKLKLSIKDKMEERIRSYKKKAER